The sequence ACGGTCAATTGTCCGCCTCTCCTTCAAGTCCCGTTTGTTCTTCACCTCCTGGTGTTGACGAGCCTCTCAATGAGCGCGCGGCGCGTTCTCTGCACCTCCTCTCCGAGCCGCTCGATTTCGGCTTTGAGGCGCTCGTTCTGATCCGTCAGTTCTTGGACTTTCCTCTCGTTTTCCTGCTCTCGCTCTCTTCTGCTCTTCTTCCCTGGGGACGGCGAGCAAATCGCGCCTCCTTTTTCGCCGCCGCCGCGCCTCCTTTTTCCCGGACGCGAGGAGGCGGGAGGGGAAGCCGGCGGGGAGCAATTAAGGGAAGGGGAGCGAGATTCAGAGGAGCATGAAGATGTGTCGGGAACCATTGGAAGCTCCTCTTCACTCGCCGCCGGAGATGGAGGCGGATGGAGATGATACCCAACCATCGTTTCAACCGAGCCGACGCCTCCTTCGCTCAAAAGCTCGAAAAACTCCGGCGGAAGCAAATCTCCTCCGGATGAAGTTTGCTCCAAATCTCCGGATCTCCGCTCCTCCGCTCTCGGAGGCGTCGGCGGCGGATCATCGGCTACGCGTTGAACACCTTCGCCCCAAACCTGCCCCTCCGTCAACCAGGTGAGCGAGCAACTCTCCAAAACATCCAGAAACTCGGGGTCCTTCTGCATGAGAGGCGAAGAACACAAACCGTTAAGGAAAAAAACGTCGTACGGACACGACTGTAGAACAGCGTTTGACGTTACTGACCTCGGAGCAAGGCGGGGCTCGCGTAAGTTTGGCCCCGCCCGCGTCGGAGCCTAATATATCCTGTAGGTCTTCATACCACGCCTCCAACTCTGCACCACATAGCGGCCCCACACCAGGGGGGTACAGCCACTCCGCAGTCATCGCACCAATCAGTCGCTATCCACAGACACAATACGATATGCTCCCACACCTAGCACACCAGACCTGacccacaaaaaataaataaactggaggaagtgataaaaaaaacaaacctcTGAATGCTGTGACGACGGCTCATCTAGAGGGAGCTTTAACCGCACACCTGCACCGGGTTTTGGGAATAGCCGATTTATCTGGGTGACCTGCTATTATATACGTGACAATAAGATCATCCGCTCGGCCAATGAGTGCAACAGGGACACACAGTGGCCGAGCGCCGTTATTGCACAATACATAAATAACCAGCTTTATGGAGGAGTTTCAGAAGCATGCATGAGCagaggggggaaaaaagtttaataaaattatttattatagccTCCTTTaatgtttacttttatttaaatcattCTTGTGcttcaataaaaacaaaatataaactgTAAAAAGGTGCTCACCTTTAAAAGTGTCCCTTGTCAATCAAGTTTGAATGTGGGTTGGTGGCGATATTTTGTCCCAATAATTCtagagaaataaaaaaatgtaacagctcaaaaactatttatatatatatatatattaaacatttctGCTGTGAAACAAACACGTGCAAGAACGAAGATGAAGGGCCTTGTGGATAATTAAGGTCGACTGCGTGTAAAAATTACACGGAGCAATTATTGATTCTTTAATCTTAAATCTAAAATTAGgtcattgtatttttttatgtaaacaaAGGCGCATTGTGtgctcgagggcgccctctgtGTGAGTCTGAGAGCAGACAGTCTGTCAAAACAAGCGAAGACAGTCAAGTTAAGCTGAAATAACCTCACAACTCATCTGAGGTGGAAACGCGACCAACTCTACTTTAAATGTCGGCGGAATGTATGAGCCTGAGGCACTCTCGagagcttttatttttttatataatatattatttatacatAATGTGTATATAATTATGCGGTGGTTAATTTATATATGCGGTGTAAAGCGATATTTAACTTTAagagaaaatatatataaattatatattattgtatAATAATGGCGTTTGTTTGTTGTATTCTGGCTGGTTACTCCAAAGGGTGACTAAATcgaatattttgaaaataactaAATACGATAATTAACTTCTTCTGTCACTTAAATAGTTTAAATGAATTTTCTAGTATAAACTACTATAATTGTGCCCATCTGGAGCGGAGGTTTACGAAACTGACAGCGAGCCAATGACGTCATGGAATCAAAGTACGGGAGTGAGGAAACAAAGGGCGAACACCTCGCaccaaaataacactttaaaagTACTTTAGCGATATAAAAACACAGCGAGTTAGCGTCCATGACTACGTCCATTTGATTTCTGAAAGTGTAAAAAGTTGATTGTAGCGCAGTTCCGTTGAGGAGGCGTTACTGGCGATCAATAACAAATCACAAAATAACCGTTAAAAATAAAACGTTCGCAAAAAAAGTTCGCGTGCGCGTCTAAAATGCCGCGATTGTGGCGAAATGACAGCTGTCATCGCGTAGTTTTGTTGGTTAATAACTATTCAAGTAATTGTGAATAAACCAGGAAGAAAAAGCGCAATGATGTTGggttaaataaagaaaatagcCGATGGAGAAAGGGGAAAATCCTGTGAAATTTGAGATGAGTATTCCAAAAACAGCCTGGGATAGTCGCCAGAACACGCGCATTCCTGTTTTCCAGAAGGAGAAGCTTGACATACACCAGCAAGAAAAGTACATCACATTACAAAAAAAGAATAGGAAAAAGAGATGACACTCAcccttttctttttattatttcttttCCTCGGCTGTTTCGGATTCagggtctgtgtgtgtttttgtagaGATTGGTGATAGCTCATGT is a genomic window of Pseudorasbora parva isolate DD20220531a chromosome 12, ASM2467924v1, whole genome shotgun sequence containing:
- the ddit3 gene encoding DNA damage-inducible transcript 3 protein, which translates into the protein MTAEWLYPPGVGPLCGAELEAWYEDLQDILGSDAGGAKLTRAPPCSEKDPEFLDVLESCSLTWLTEGQVWGEGVQRVADDPPPTPPRAEERRSGDLEQTSSGGDLLPPEFFELLSEGGVGSVETMVGYHLHPPPSPAASEEELPMVPDTSSCSSESRSPSLNCSPPASPPASSRPGKRRRGGGEKGGAICSPSPGKKSRREREQENERKVQELTDQNERLKAEIERLGEEVQRTRRALIERLVNTRR